The following are encoded in a window of Mustela nigripes isolate SB6536 chromosome 1, MUSNIG.SB6536, whole genome shotgun sequence genomic DNA:
- the JAM3 gene encoding junctional adhesion molecule C, producing MALRRRPAVRLCARLPDFFLVLLFKGCLIGAVNLKSSNRTPVVQEFESVELSCIITDSQTSDPRIEWKKIQDDQTTYVFFDNRIQGDLAGRAELLGKTSLRIWNVTRTDSALYRCEVVARNDRKEIDEIVIELTVQVKPVPPVCRVPKAVPVGKTATLHCQESEGYPRPYYSWYRNDVPLPTDSRANPRFRNSSFLLNSETGTLVFNAVHKEDSGQYYCIASNDAGSARCEEQEMEVYDLNIGGIIGGILVVLAVLVLITVGICCAYRRGYFINNKQNGENYKSPGKSDGVNYIRTDEEGDFRHKSSFVI from the exons gttGCTTGATTGGAGCCGTGAATCTCAAATCCAGCAACCGAACCCCAGTGGTACAGGAATTTGAAA GTGTGGAATTATCTTGTATCATTACGGATTCACAGACAAGTGACCCCAGGATTGAGTGGAAGAAAATTCAAGATGACCAAACCACATATGTGTTTTTTGACAACAGAATTCAGG GAGATTTGGCAGGTCGTGCAGAACTATTGGGGAAAACCTCTCTAAGAATCTGGAATGTGACCCGGACAGACTCAGCCCTTTATCGCTGTGAGGTGGTTGCTCGAAACGACCGGAAAGAAATTGATGAGATTGTCATTGAGTTAACTGTTCAAG TGAAGCCAGTCCCTCCTGTGTGCAGAGTCCCGAAGGCTGTACCTGTAGGCAAGACGGCCACGTTGCACTGCCAGGAGAGTGAGGGCTACCCCCGGCCGTACTACAGCTGGTACCGCAACGATGTGCCGCTGCCCACAGACTCCAGAGCCAATCCTAGATTCCGaaattcctcttttctcttaaaCTCTGAAACAGGCACTCTG GTTTTCAATGCTGTTCACAAGGAGGACTCTGGGCAGTATTACTGCATCGCTTCCAATGATGCAGGCTCAGCCAGATGTGAAGAGCAGGAGATGGAAGTCT ATGACCTGAACATCGGTGGCATTATTGGGGGAATTCTGGTGGTCCTTGCTGTACTGGTCCTGATCACTGTGGGCATCTGCTGTGCATACAGACGGGGTTACTTCATCAATAATAAGCAGAATGGCGAAAA ttATAAGAGTCCGGGGAAGTCAGATGGAGTGAACTATATCAGGACAGATGAGGAG GGCGACTTCAGACACAAATCATCATTTGTGATCTGA